A genomic window from Bordetella genomosp. 9 includes:
- a CDS encoding sensor histidine kinase produces MPAALSARRVALWPRTLVVRLFVIFLIGLIVAQVMSLALLFYERYEAGKSMMLGNLESEVALAIDILDRLPPEERAAWLPRLNTSTRTYLLSAGVADQPLTTLAARSAAATIERALPGREVKVREMPGQSKHIQAITRLLDGSPVTLDINMLMMPMAMWLPLVLALQLLLLVGCAWYAVRLAVRPLTRLANAADTLDPNRTGPRLDEQGPLEVAHAATAFNAMQDRIASHLAERMRILGAISHDLQTPITRMKLRSELMDDSVDKAKLTQDLDEVERLVREGLAYARTAHGAMEKPARLDLCAFLDSLVCDYQDTGKDVSLSGAPRVSPLLTRPHALRRLLGNLIDNALKYGGGTAEVHVAPRDDGGLTVSVLDRGPGIPDDKLRDVLQPFYRLEGSRNRDTGGTGLGLAIASQLAAVTGGTLSLTNRGGGGLRAELRLADLE; encoded by the coding sequence ATGCCCGCCGCCCTCTCCGCACGACGCGTCGCCTTGTGGCCGCGTACGCTGGTCGTGCGGTTGTTCGTGATCTTCCTGATAGGCCTGATCGTCGCCCAGGTCATGTCGCTGGCGCTGCTGTTCTATGAACGCTACGAAGCCGGCAAGTCCATGATGCTGGGCAACCTGGAAAGCGAAGTCGCGCTCGCCATCGACATCCTGGACCGCCTGCCGCCGGAGGAACGCGCCGCGTGGCTGCCGCGCCTGAATACCTCGACTCGCACCTATCTGCTGAGCGCCGGGGTGGCCGACCAGCCCCTGACGACGCTGGCGGCGCGCTCCGCCGCGGCCACCATCGAACGGGCCTTGCCGGGCCGTGAAGTCAAGGTGCGCGAGATGCCCGGCCAATCCAAGCATATCCAGGCCATCACGCGGCTGCTCGATGGCAGCCCCGTCACCCTGGACATCAATATGTTGATGATGCCGATGGCGATGTGGCTGCCGCTGGTACTGGCGCTGCAGCTGCTGCTGCTGGTGGGCTGCGCCTGGTACGCGGTGCGCCTGGCGGTGCGGCCGCTGACGCGCCTGGCCAATGCCGCCGATACCCTGGACCCCAACAGGACGGGGCCGCGGCTGGACGAGCAGGGACCGCTGGAGGTCGCGCACGCCGCCACCGCGTTCAACGCGATGCAGGATCGCATTGCGAGCCACCTGGCGGAACGCATGCGCATACTGGGCGCGATCTCGCACGACCTGCAGACGCCGATCACGCGCATGAAGCTGCGTTCCGAACTGATGGACGATTCGGTCGACAAGGCCAAGCTCACCCAGGACCTGGACGAAGTCGAGCGCTTGGTGCGCGAAGGCCTGGCCTATGCCCGCACGGCCCACGGCGCCATGGAAAAGCCCGCGCGCCTGGATTTGTGCGCCTTCCTGGACAGCCTGGTGTGCGATTACCAGGACACGGGCAAGGACGTGAGCCTGTCCGGCGCGCCCCGCGTATCGCCCCTGCTGACGCGGCCGCACGCGCTGCGGCGGCTGCTGGGCAACCTGATCGACAACGCCCTCAAGTACGGCGGCGGGACGGCGGAAGTCCACGTCGCGCCGCGCGACGATGGCGGGCTGACGGTATCTGTCCTGGACCGCGGCCCCGGCATTCCGGACGACAAGCTGCGGGACGTACTGCAGCCGTTCTACCGGCTCGAAGGCTCCCGCAACCGGGACACCGGCGGAACCGGCCTGGGCCTGGCCATCGCCAGCCAGCTGGCCGCCGTCACGGGCGGCACGCTATCCCTCACCAACCGCGGTGGCGGCGGCCTGCGCGCCGAGCTGCGGCTGGCGGATTTGGAGTAA
- a CDS encoding response regulator, producing MDHVDHILIVDDDREIRELAGNFLKKNGLNVSFAADGRQMRALLESATFDLIVLDIMMPGDDGLVLCRELRGGRHKRIPIMLLTARSDDMDRVLGLEMGADDYLVKPFVARELLARIKAVLRRTRMLPPNFQVTESGRQIRFGEWRLDTTARHLLDADGTVVSLSGAEYRMLRVFLDHPQRVLTRDQLLNLTQGRDADVFGRSIDLLVSRLRQRLREDAREPMFIKTVRSEGYVFASTVEVTEGDD from the coding sequence ATGGATCATGTCGATCACATCCTGATCGTCGACGACGATCGCGAAATCCGCGAACTGGCCGGCAACTTCCTCAAGAAGAACGGCCTGAACGTCAGCTTCGCCGCCGACGGCAGGCAGATGCGCGCGCTGCTGGAAAGCGCCACGTTCGACCTGATCGTGCTGGACATCATGATGCCGGGCGATGATGGCCTGGTCCTGTGCCGCGAGCTGCGCGGCGGCAGGCACAAGCGCATCCCCATCATGCTGCTGACGGCGCGCAGCGACGACATGGACCGCGTCCTCGGCCTGGAGATGGGGGCCGACGACTATCTGGTGAAACCCTTCGTCGCCCGCGAACTGCTGGCCCGCATCAAGGCCGTCCTGCGGCGCACCCGCATGCTGCCGCCCAATTTCCAGGTGACCGAATCCGGACGGCAGATCCGCTTCGGCGAGTGGCGGCTGGACACCACCGCGCGCCATCTGCTGGACGCGGACGGTACCGTGGTGTCGCTGAGCGGCGCCGAGTACCGCATGCTGCGGGTCTTCCTGGACCATCCTCAACGCGTGTTGACGCGCGACCAGCTGCTGAACCTGACCCAGGGGCGCGACGCGGACGTCTTCGGACGTTCGATCGACCTGCTGGTCAGCCGGCTGCGCCAGCGCCTGCGCGAGGATGCCCGCGAACCCATGTTCATCAAGACGGTGCGCAGCGAAGGCTATGTTTTCGCGTCGACCGTCGAAGTGACCGAAGGCGACGACTGA
- a CDS encoding cytochrome c biogenesis CcdA family protein yields MDLIDPPLALLAGVLTIASPCVLPLLPVVLGSSVERAGRLRPLFIVAGFVLAFAALGILLGLLSHSSGQVQEAVRSTSIVLLALFGLARLWPRPYDWLMARLGGPVQRVAALGANAGSGNAGGFLLGMSLGAVWTPCAGPVLASILLLAARAQDVGQSSLLLLLYAIGAGIPMLAIAYGGKLVVGRVRRVARHAASLQRAFGVLLILTAAAIYFQYDVLAYAWIAGLFGGAAP; encoded by the coding sequence ATGGATTTGATCGATCCTCCCCTCGCGCTGCTGGCCGGCGTGCTGACCATCGCCTCGCCCTGCGTGCTGCCGCTGCTGCCGGTGGTGCTGGGCAGCTCGGTGGAACGCGCCGGGCGGCTGCGGCCGCTGTTCATCGTGGCGGGCTTCGTGCTGGCGTTCGCCGCGCTGGGCATCCTGCTGGGGCTGCTGTCGCATTCGTCCGGCCAAGTGCAGGAAGCGGTGCGGTCGACCTCGATCGTACTGCTGGCCTTGTTCGGCCTGGCCCGGCTATGGCCGCGGCCGTACGACTGGCTGATGGCCCGGCTGGGCGGTCCCGTGCAGCGCGTCGCGGCGCTGGGGGCGAACGCCGGCAGCGGCAATGCCGGCGGTTTCCTGCTGGGCATGTCGCTGGGTGCGGTATGGACGCCCTGCGCGGGGCCGGTGCTGGCTTCCATCCTGTTGCTCGCCGCGCGCGCCCAGGATGTCGGCCAGTCCAGCCTGCTCCTGCTGCTGTACGCCATCGGGGCGGGCATCCCCATGTTGGCCATCGCCTATGGCGGCAAGCTCGTCGTCGGCCGCGTGCGCCGCGTGGCGCGACACGCGGCGAGCCTGCAGCGGGCCTTTGGCGTCCTGCTCATTCTGACGGCGGCCGCCATCTATTTCCAATACGACGTGCTCGCGTATGCGTGGATCGCCGGGCTGTTCGGCGGCGCCGCCCCATGA
- a CDS encoding thioredoxin family protein, which produces MLTFKKFALAAVFALSALPLAGMAQAAQPAAQAPAFTGIEKWLNSEPLDLAALRGKVVLVDFWTYTCINCIRTLPYVKSWHEKYKDQGLVVVGVHTPEFAFERSTRNVQDAIKRFGITYPVAQDNTYATWEAYRNVYWPAFYLVDKQGRIIYTHFGEGQYKETEAMIQQALAQPAAG; this is translated from the coding sequence ATGCTGACATTCAAGAAATTCGCCCTGGCGGCCGTATTCGCCCTCTCTGCCCTGCCGCTCGCGGGGATGGCGCAGGCCGCGCAGCCGGCGGCGCAGGCGCCGGCCTTCACCGGCATAGAAAAGTGGCTGAACAGCGAGCCGCTGGACCTGGCCGCGCTGCGGGGCAAGGTGGTGCTGGTGGACTTCTGGACCTACACCTGCATCAATTGCATCCGCACGCTGCCCTACGTGAAAAGCTGGCATGAGAAGTACAAGGACCAGGGCCTGGTGGTGGTGGGCGTGCATACGCCCGAGTTCGCCTTCGAACGCTCCACCAGGAATGTGCAGGACGCCATCAAGCGTTTCGGCATCACCTACCCCGTGGCGCAGGACAACACGTACGCGACCTGGGAGGCCTATCGCAATGTCTACTGGCCGGCGTTCTACCTGGTCGACAAGCAGGGCAGGATCATCTACACGCACTTCGGCGAAGGCCAGTACAAGGAGACGGAAGCGATGATCCAGCAGGCCCTGGCGCAGCCGGCCGCGGGATGA
- the bioD gene encoding dethiobiotin synthase, which yields MTHHQASYFVAGTDTEIGKTLAACALLHAFAAHGLSTAAMKPIAAGAQQDAGGTWRNDDADLLADAATVAVPRALSTPFLLRAAAAPHLVARQEGVTLDIGHIVRCHRDVSTRARITIVEGVGGFRVPLDDDRDTGDLARALALPVILVVGMRLGCLNHALLTAEAIAACGLRMAGWIANGIDPAMPLGQENLETLRVRLARLHGAPLLGAIPWLPAPTGQAAAACLDVGALIPRPAAPGPAGSSLPSPCTGLRRSACR from the coding sequence ATGACGCATCATCAGGCCTCCTACTTCGTGGCGGGCACCGACACCGAGATCGGCAAAACCCTGGCCGCTTGCGCCCTGCTGCACGCCTTCGCGGCCCACGGACTGTCCACCGCGGCGATGAAGCCCATCGCCGCGGGCGCGCAACAGGATGCCGGCGGCACCTGGCGCAACGACGACGCAGATCTGCTGGCCGACGCCGCCACGGTCGCCGTGCCGCGCGCGCTGTCCACGCCCTTCCTGCTGCGCGCGGCGGCGGCCCCGCATCTGGTCGCCCGGCAGGAAGGCGTCACGCTGGACATCGGCCACATCGTGCGCTGCCATCGCGACGTGTCAACCCGCGCGCGCATCACCATCGTCGAAGGCGTGGGCGGCTTCCGCGTCCCGCTGGACGACGACCGCGATACCGGCGACCTGGCGCGCGCACTGGCCTTGCCGGTCATCCTGGTGGTGGGCATGCGGCTGGGCTGCCTGAACCACGCCTTGCTAACCGCCGAAGCCATCGCGGCGTGCGGCCTGCGCATGGCGGGCTGGATCGCCAACGGCATCGATCCCGCCATGCCGCTAGGCCAGGAAAACCTGGAGACGCTGCGTGTACGCCTGGCGCGCCTTCATGGCGCCCCCCTGCTCGGCGCCATTCCGTGGTTGCCGGCGCCCACCGGCCAGGCCGCGGCTGCCTGCCTGGACGTCGGGGCGCTCATCCCGCGGCCGGCTGCGCCAGGGCCTGCTGGATCATCGCTTCCGTCTCCTTGTACTGGCCTTCGCCGAAGTGCGTGTAGATGA
- the bioF gene encoding 8-amino-7-oxononanoate synthase produces the protein MTPADVLARGLADLRSRALARRRRVADTPCAPRIRIDGADLVAFASNDYLGLASHPVLIDAIAAGARRYGAGSGGSHLLGGHSRAHAVLEDTLAEYAGGFARHPRALSFSTGYMANLAILGALAGRDATIYSDALNHASLIDGARLSRARVRIYPHADAVALAAMLDEDRGGGPKMIVTDAVFSMDGDVAPLGELVALAERHQAWLVVDDAHGFGVHGADGAGTVAAAGLRSPLMVYMGTLGKAAGVAGAFVVAEETVIEWLVQRARTYIFTTAAAPALAHAANASIALLRGTEGAARRRALRAHIDTMQAFIARTAWAGSATPAPTPILPIVIGANEAALRLADALMERGFWVPAVRPPTVPPGTARLRLSLSAAHEPADIERLGAALMAASQAADRTCTP, from the coding sequence ATGACGCCGGCGGACGTGCTGGCACGCGGCCTGGCAGATCTGCGGTCGCGGGCGCTGGCGCGGCGCCGGCGCGTCGCCGATACGCCATGCGCCCCGCGTATCCGTATCGATGGCGCCGACCTGGTCGCCTTCGCCAGCAACGACTATCTTGGCCTGGCCAGCCACCCGGTGCTGATCGATGCGATCGCCGCCGGCGCGCGCCGCTATGGCGCGGGCAGCGGCGGTTCGCACCTGCTCGGCGGACATTCCCGCGCGCACGCCGTGCTGGAAGACACGCTTGCCGAATACGCCGGAGGCTTCGCCCGGCACCCGCGCGCCCTGTCGTTTTCCACGGGCTATATGGCGAACCTGGCGATACTCGGCGCGCTGGCGGGACGCGATGCGACGATCTACTCCGATGCCTTGAACCATGCGTCGCTGATCGACGGCGCGCGGCTGTCGCGGGCCCGCGTGCGCATCTATCCTCACGCGGACGCCGTGGCGCTGGCCGCCATGCTCGACGAGGACCGTGGCGGCGGCCCGAAAATGATCGTGACCGACGCCGTCTTCAGCATGGACGGCGACGTGGCGCCGTTGGGCGAACTCGTCGCGCTGGCCGAAAGGCACCAGGCCTGGCTGGTGGTGGATGATGCCCATGGCTTCGGCGTGCACGGCGCCGATGGCGCCGGCACGGTGGCGGCGGCAGGTTTGCGATCGCCGCTAATGGTCTACATGGGCACGCTGGGCAAGGCCGCGGGCGTGGCGGGCGCATTCGTCGTGGCGGAAGAGACGGTCATCGAATGGCTGGTGCAGCGCGCGCGGACCTATATCTTCACCACCGCCGCCGCGCCCGCGCTGGCCCATGCCGCGAACGCCAGCATCGCCTTGCTGCGCGGGACCGAGGGCGCGGCGAGACGCCGCGCGCTGCGGGCGCACATCGATACCATGCAAGCGTTCATCGCGCGGACCGCGTGGGCGGGCTCGGCCACGCCTGCGCCCACGCCCATCCTGCCCATCGTGATCGGCGCCAACGAAGCCGCCCTGCGGCTGGCCGACGCGCTGATGGAACGAGGGTTCTGGGTGCCCGCGGTCCGGCCGCCCACGGTGCCGCCCGGCACCGCCCGGCTGCGGCTGTCGCTTTCGGCGGCGCATGAACCGGCCGATATCGAACGCCTGGGCGCGGCTCTGATGGCGGCGTCCCAGGCGGCGGACCGGACATGCACGCCATGA
- the bioA gene encoding adenosylmethionine--8-amino-7-oxononanoate transaminase, with protein sequence MQGIAEPSRGDALVARSLRAVWHPCTQMKHHERSPLLPIARGAGAWLYDADGRRYLDGISSWWVNLFGHAHPAINAALVDQLATLEHAMLAGCTHEPAVALAERLSARTDGALGHAFFASDGASAVEIALKMSFHFWRNGGRPDKREFACMEHGYHGETLGALGVTDVALFRDAYGPLLRQAHKVASPDARQAAPGETAADVAARALADVAALFETRGASIAAIIVEPLVQCAAGMAMHDPAYLRGLRALCDRHDVHLIADEIAVGFGRTGSFFAHEQAGIRPDLLCLSKGITGGYLPLSVVLCSDRVHDAFYDDDVARGFLHSHSYTGNPLACRAALATLDLFDRQNVLAGNHARFDALAAALADLASHDDVAHLRRCGAILAFDVRGDARTDPGFARRYARHALEAGALLRPIGRTVYLMPPYVLDTQEIAGLASATVQALARSLDPRHA encoded by the coding sequence GCTGGTGGCCCGCAGCCTGCGCGCGGTATGGCATCCCTGCACGCAGATGAAGCATCACGAACGCAGCCCGCTATTGCCGATCGCGCGGGGCGCGGGCGCGTGGCTATATGACGCCGACGGACGCCGCTACCTGGATGGCATCAGTTCGTGGTGGGTGAACCTGTTCGGCCATGCGCATCCGGCGATCAATGCCGCGCTGGTCGATCAGCTGGCGACGCTGGAGCACGCCATGTTGGCGGGGTGCACGCACGAGCCCGCGGTGGCGCTGGCGGAGCGCCTTTCCGCGCGCACGGACGGCGCGCTGGGCCACGCCTTCTTCGCTTCCGATGGCGCGTCGGCGGTCGAGATCGCGCTGAAAATGAGCTTCCATTTCTGGCGCAACGGCGGCCGCCCGGACAAGCGGGAGTTCGCCTGTATGGAACACGGCTATCACGGCGAAACGCTGGGCGCCCTGGGCGTCACCGACGTCGCCCTGTTCCGCGACGCCTATGGGCCCCTGCTGCGGCAGGCGCACAAGGTCGCATCGCCGGACGCCAGGCAGGCCGCGCCCGGCGAAACCGCCGCCGACGTGGCGGCCCGCGCGCTGGCGGACGTCGCCGCCCTGTTCGAGACGCGCGGCGCGTCGATCGCGGCGATCATCGTCGAGCCGCTCGTGCAGTGCGCGGCGGGCATGGCGATGCACGACCCGGCTTACCTGCGTGGCCTGCGTGCGCTGTGCGATCGGCACGACGTGCACCTGATCGCCGATGAGATCGCGGTGGGCTTCGGCCGCACGGGCAGCTTCTTCGCCCACGAGCAGGCCGGCATCCGGCCGGATCTGCTCTGCCTGTCCAAGGGCATCACCGGCGGTTACCTGCCCCTGTCGGTCGTGCTCTGCAGCGATCGCGTCCATGACGCTTTCTACGACGACGATGTCGCGCGCGGTTTTCTGCATTCGCACTCCTACACCGGCAATCCGCTGGCCTGCCGCGCCGCCCTGGCCACGCTGGACCTGTTCGACCGGCAGAATGTGCTGGCCGGCAACCACGCGCGCTTCGATGCCCTGGCGGCCGCGCTGGCCGATCTCGCCTCGCACGACGATGTCGCGCACCTGCGCCGTTGCGGCGCCATCCTGGCGTTCGACGTGCGGGGCGACGCGCGGACGGACCCGGGTTTCGCGCGCCGCTATGCCCGCCATGCGCTGGAAGCCGGCGCCTTGTTGCGCCCCATCGGCCGCACGGTCTACCTGATGCCGCCTTATGTGCTGGATACGCAGGAAATCGCCGGGCTGGCATCCGCCACCGTGCAGGCGCTGGCGCGCAGCCTGGATCCGCGCCACGCCTGA